The window CGTCCTCTCGTGGCCGTCCTTTATCCGTAGTCATTTTTACCTTTCACTGTCGTCGTCACAAGATGTTGTCATTTATCGTCGTCTTCCCTTCATTAATAGAtttgaaaataactaaaaaaaaatgatcataaTAATCCCCGTTTACGATAAGATAGTGGTGGGTTACACACTCCTCGAAAGTCTCTCGACTCTCTCGTCTTGCAACGAGTTCAACTCTCATATTTAGTTGCCAACAATTAAGATTGAAACCcttgttgaagattgttgggacggagtccacattggctaatttagagaacgaacatgagtttataagtaaggaatatatctccattgatacgaGTCTTTTTGGAAAATCTAAAACTTAGGTACATAGCTGAACATTATGTTCACCGtgaacaatattataccattctGGAGAGTCGATATcattttcagaaaaagaaaatcttccattaaaataagattatttatttgcaACTATTTGTGGGCCCTAAAATGTGTTTGTTGCATTATTTAGGAAGCAATTTCTTTATCCACCATATCTTTGGTAGGACATATTATAATAAAGTAGCACATTAACTAACCTTCACTTTCATGTATTTAAAccatatttcaattatatctttgaattaattttttttttttaaaaaaatactaaaataactTTACGGTTAGTTTGAGATAAACCGTTAAaactttgtttcaaaaatatttatggcTTCGTTGGACCTTAGATAAAGTTTGTCTTTGTCAATCGAACACAACTCATGCGAAATCTAAGTTTGTTTGGCCACACACATCACTAgtgcatgcatgttcaatcgtctgcgacTCTATctgacttgcctctacactaggtcAAGTCATCCAACTCGAACTTGCCGCTATTTGGGGTCAAGGTGTCTAACATATAACGTTGCATCTCATATTCTCATCTTGATTCCCAACAATTTGACATTCACGTCATGATATCATCTCAAGTTCAAAATGTCATCGACCATTGTAGCTTATTCGAACATGTCCATCGAGAATGGACCCATGTGTCGTTCATGTTATCGGGGTCCCCAAAATatccatccatccatttgggttctatcgaggcatgACTCCTCTCGTATCCACGCTAAATCATTTATGGACTCTGTACCTGATAGTTAGTGCATATATCAACCTCTAACACATGGGCAGGGGTGCAATGTCTGCACACCCATCTCGTCTGACTCTGTCTTTGAAGACCAATTTCAAAGAAAGTCACCTGAGACACTCGTCTTGCAACACGAGGCCTCAGTGTGACATACGTATGTGTCATAAGGTATCTTACTTAGGTCACAAGGTCTAGGGATGGTGGAGAGTTGACACCATGTCTCCTCGTAAggtacattctgaggcattttTTGGTATAGCaggagtagacatgattttggtgaatggTCATATGGTCTCGTGGACCGTCCGTCCAGTATCTGGTTGACATAAAATTTGACGAGTTTCAAACTTAACTCTAGAGTCGCATGCCCAAGCTCCTTTTAGATTCCCGACTTTCGAGGTTAAGGCTTGGGGCACTACCTAGCCCTTTATCATGCTTATCCTTGACCCTTTTGTCTACTTGTTGCCTCTATCTTGTTTATGCCTTAGTTTGACTCGAATGCACATCTATTTGGTGCATTAGATAACTGTCCTCCTcggtcgcatcatgacacttgTCTATCTTGGCGCTCATATAGCTAGATGGACGCTACTTGAGGGTCATCGCCTTGTCTATCACTATGTTAGGATCACTAGCTACTCTCTTCAAAGTACAGGGGCTTGCATCGTGTGTGCCGCTTGATAGACTAACTAAACAAACTCGATTTTTCTGTGTTGACCTAAATTTTGTCTCACgtttaacatttttcattaatattgtTCTCTTGATCTAATTTTACTCGTAACATTAGCACAATTTTCTCGttaagatttataattttacttaTTGTTAAAAGATGactatatatatcttaatttgaagtaatctttttcattttatcgGAGATTTGTTCATTTAGCTTTCCATACACGAAAGTACTTTTGGCGTTAAGCTAATACACACTCCAACTATTTTGAGCTACTAAAGCAATTATTATGTGAATCGTATCCCACATGGTCCCTGATGCAAGCACTCGGTGTAATCGATGTAATAACGTCATCCGTACTCTTTTGCCACCAACCGACCCTTTACTTTTCAACCTCACcgtttttcatttaatttagttttggaAATTCGTTGTATTTCAAGTCTcatttatgtgagatcccacatcggcgtgagagggaaatgaaacattccttataagggtgtgaaaatctctctctaacagacgcgttttaaaatcgtgaggctaacggccATACATAACGGCCGaagaatattttcaaaaattttaataattaatgcaattttccattatttattattttttttttttttgtaaatattatttatttgcaatGGATTGATTCTATTacattaaatttgatttttgtcaTTATTAAAGCTATTAATTGAACGGTTGGCATCAATATGTGGGATCACTTTCTCCAACCCTATAATCAATAAACCTTCGCTACTATCTTTTTCatccatttaaaatattttgtttgattattattttaaattatcaacctttttttttacatttacgcgtatttaaaaaaataaggaaaaaaaaaagaaaaaaaaaaagtgaacaCGACCTTTCGAGTTCGGAGAAGATGAGTTGAGTTTTTGGAGCtcttgtttatgatatttcGGGCAATAATCAATGTCGTGATAGAACTAGGTCAGTATGAGAAATATCACTCGATATTAGTCAATTCTAAGAGATTCGTAATGTCATTTCATTGAGAGGGAGCGATCCCGTGCTTGTTAAGCTACTAACTTCATGTAGTCCCTTGCCGTTTCTGGAAGCGTTTTGAGCAAGGAATAGTTTAGGATCCATTAATTGTACCCACATAAGGTCTCTTTATGACACTATATTTCAGGGCACGACTCTACTACTCCATCTCTTGACGGATCGTTATGGATAACTGTAGTCTCATACTCCTGTGATAGGTTCACTACCAATCTCCATTTTGTTATACAACTCGTGAGGAGTGACCTTCGTAACTATTGTCATACTGCAAACGCTCGCCCCTCTTTGAAGCAAGTTCGTGATTAGGGGTGAACTAGCGAGCTCGTTCATCGTCCCTATTATGagattcttgtgaattttcgTGCTGCGTACATCTTAAATTATTGGCCATGTTTGTTATATTGTTACGCTTTATACCCCGGAAGTTTTATGACATACTATGTACCATAAACCTAACGCGTTAGTTGcaatattataaaaactaaatttttattttgcttaaaaaaaatatcggtaactttcaaaattttcaataatgccattaaattaaaaaaaaataaaaaatacctttgaattttcaataattatctttttaattaagaaaaaacaccattattattaaatatccataaaaatttaaaaggatatttttgaaataaatattatttttctaaaagactttaaaaaatatggacAAAGTGCAGCcggttattatttatttatttatttatgaatttatgtatattataaataatccCCTGCGTACCAAAAAGGTCACAGTAAGTCACTGGTTGCAAGCATCCACCTCGTTTCTTGCAGAGCAGTTCATGGCCGACGATTCTAAGAACATCCTCCAGTGCCCCGCTCTTCTCCAGGTTCGTTCCGGTTCCTAACTGAATCCTGTTCgtgattttatttcaattctgAGGACAAATTAATAATCTCTGCACTGCGCCTTCATTACGTTAATTACTCGCGATCGTTCTAAGATGAATTAGTTTAATCAAACACGGTTTATAAAAATCGCTGAAGATTAGAGAAGTTTAGAGCACTTGTATTTGATTGCAGTATATACTGGAAGAGAATTCGTATCCGAGAGAGCACGAACAGTTGAAGGAACTCAAAGAAATCACGTTAGAAACGTTCAAGTCCCGGTGAGATTTCGATTCTTCTTACGATTTAGATTTTTGTGATTTCGATCCGTTTGGATTAGATTAGGATAGACTTAGAACGATCGATTCGGCTGGATTGAGTTCGATAATCGTGTACGAGAGTGTTTTAtgattttggaagaaaatttggGGATTGAGTTGCAGGAGCGTGATGAGCGTACCAGCGGATCAAGGATTGTTTCTATCAATGCTTCTGAAATTGATGAACGCAAAGAAAACGATCGAGATCGGCGTATTCACTGGCTATTCGCTCCTTACCACTGCGCTAGCACTGCCCGCTGATGGTCAGGTACGCCCTAGATTCCCCCTCAATGTTCATCGCCATCATCCGCTGCTTAATTTCGATTCAATTAGCTTAAACTATCATTTTCCACtaattcctttcctttttctttcctcaaatgcttaaatttagtttatctatattaaataaaacttaaaattacttCGTTTCAAAGTTAATTTTGAtcgaaattaatatatttaattattttatttagattacTGCTATTGATATAAGCAGAGAATCATTCGAAGTTGGCTTACCATTCATAAAAAAGGCCGGAGTTGATCATAAGATCAATTTTCTAGAATCACAAGCATTGACTGTCCTCAACGATCTCCTCAGTGACGTAAGTCGTTATGttcaaggaaaaagaaaatgacataaatGATTGTcgtacatttaatttaaaatacaataaattcaTAGTTGAtaccaaattaaatattatgtatttttttcttgttgaacAGGGAACCAAAGGAGAATTTGATTTTGCATTTGTGGATGCTAATAAAGGAGAGTACATTAAATATCACGAATTGCTTCTGAAATTGGTGAAAGTCGGTGGAGTAATTGCTTATGACAATACCCTATGGTTTGGAACAGTGGCACAGAGCGACGACGTCGTTGATGAGAAATTAAAGGCTAGTAGAAACCATATACGAGAACTTAATGCTTTTCTTGTTAATGACTCGCGCGTTGAGATAGCTCTCCTCTCCATTGGAGATGGCATCACTCTCTGCAGACGTATTGAGTAAGTTTCTCATTCTTtctatctttaaatttttttcacaaaatttatagatgatttgttgtttattatcatgcaaaatttatagatatttgtTTAAGATCAAAATACGGAGGTCTcgattttacaaaaatatagaagaaaatgtataaaagaaaaaaatatttaaattattaagtgaaaataattaatgggATGAAATTATTGAGGGCCCCAAAGAGAGTGATGTATTTTAACTCTGTCCTAAgaaatagtttaatttatgATTGCTCAACCCACTCGTGTGACAGCCGAACAATAATTGTGCGACAATTGTTCCAACCCAATGAACAAGTCAACTATATGGAAATTGTAAGTCATGAATAATTCAGACCTATGATCGAGTCTCGGTCACGTTTGAGAGAGTATTTAGGAAAACGTGTGCGAGAAAATGCAATGAAAACAATTTGTTAGAAAGCAATAGTATAGGCTCAAAGCAAACAAGCAATAACCATGCtttgataacatataacttatgtaggaagaattgacgatTAGTCATACCCTTATGATACATTTGGGAACATTCTAGTCTTGGCCaagtagacatgattttggtgaacagtCATCCAACCCCATGTTTACACAATAGGAATAGTAAAGACATGTGGTCATGGATAGCACGTCCTAGGCAAGCGTGACTGGCACATCTAACACACGACCACAAGCAACATTCCTTAGACAGGCATGACTATGACATCCTCCCCATTTAATCGGTTGACATTCCTATCAACTGACTCTTCACAAACTCAGCGATATAGGATGAGGTTGATTTCAAGTCTCCtatgacatcctcccccactccATTAGTTGATATCCCTGTCGACTAACTCTTCACAAACTCAACGATATAAGATGAGGTTGATTTCAGGTCTCCTGTGACATCCTCTCCCACTTAATTAGTTGATGTCCCTATCAACCGACTCTTCACAAACTCAAAAATATAGAATGAGGTTGATTCCAAGTCTCTCGATGGGCTTTCAGCTGATCTATGCTTTGAGGAGTCTCTTTCAATCTGTCGGGAACGGTTGAAAATCACTTCTCGGTTCCTCGACTCTGCACCCCTTTCTCTATCAGAATTTCTCTACTTTTTTCGCAGTGGAATTCTTCTTTATGGCAAGAGGTTCTACCACCTCTTTCTACTTAGTGTGTTCTTGGTTAGGATAGTAATGTTTCAAGTTACTAACGTCGACAATAGGGTAAGTCCGCATCCATAGGAGCAATTGAATTCTATATAATCATTATATATAGAAATGTACGTTATTATATAAGTATATCGATGAACATATTATGAGTCATGATCATGAGATGCTAGTAGAATAGTAATGTTGACCGTGCATGTATATGATTCATGTCATGATATGGTGCTATGATACTACTCTTACGGATAGAAATACTAGCCATGCAAGAAATTATGATATTACATGAATAGGCATATGACAATATGTCACGAATTATTTTGTGTCTTCTTATTTGATGgtacctcatgcatatatatGTTTACGAGCTATGATAATTAGAGGATATGAAGAGGTGGTGATATGGCCCTTGACGTTTTTGTAACGATGCGATTTTCTGTTTAAACTTGATAATATGGTCACGAGAGAGAGTGAGGATATGACCCTCCTAAATTTTAGTGACGGTATGACCAATAGAGGAAAGTTATGGAAGGAAAGTCTTCATGCATAACATGCTCGTATCTATTTGCATTTTTCGACCTTAATAATGACATCATTTactagtatttttatttataatatttaaccccttaacaaaaatgttttatttttcaggtaagaATAAGTGCAAGCAGCGTGGATGATGACGACGTTTGATGCAAAGCCATGAAAATCATATCCATTTTAGATTTCCAGTATTTTCTTTTCGAACCTTTGAACTAAAGAGtttgtgtttcattttaaagaacttatttagtttatttgacTCGGACCTGTTCTAAAAAAGTCGAGGCATTTCAAATTGTTCGAGTCGATTTCATGATTATAAGTTCATTCCATACCGGGCCAGACCAGAATAAGGTCCTGGTGGGGAAGTTATAAACACCTTTCTGTACTTGTAAAACGTTATTTTTCCTCTAAATGCTAGAACTATGttatattagttttttaaatgtgATGTTTTTCTTTAGGATTATAAATAACTACATgttttgaaattcaagtttcattctctaaaaagaagattataaatattttttaaaataaatgtcaaatcaTGCATGTAATAGTGACACTAGAGTTTATAGATGGGCGAAGGACAGCGAGTGAAGCTTTCGAGTTGAGGAAAAGAACGACCTCATTGCGTTACGCTTGACCACTATCTCATCGTCTTCTAGTATCAAGGGAGGGACGAACAACGATCgaaaaatgggaagaacaaCATTGGAGTATGTTAtgggaagagagaaaaaatggaaagaattcGGACAGtcgggtgaagaagaaaggatccaCGAGTCGATGTCGAGTTGGATACTCATATCCATCTCCAGTAGCCCACGACCCACATCCTGTACGCAGCTTATGCCCGCAATCCATTTCAGTCCAACAGACACGCATGACCTAGCTAGTCACGGCCTACACGCAGCTTACGACCCAATAGACGCAACCATTGCACTCGAGAACATGACCCAACCTGTCCAATAACCCGCACGCACCTCCAACCTCCTTACACGTGCGTGACGCATCTCCCTAATGGCTCTACAATCAGCATGGTCAGAAGAGTTGTCTTATAGATGATGACATATGCCCAATGACcactgcacgtgtcatatgttTTATATGATTGTTATGTTTGATGATaagatatgttatgatgatatgatatgttttgcTATATGATATGCCCAAATGTGCCAAGTAATATTAGAACGTAAATGGATGTCATATTATGACCGAtgaattatgttatgttatgagaTGTCATGTTGTACTATGATGTTTGACAATGACATGTTATGACATGCTATGAAGAGTTTTACGATGCACATCTAAACCATAATTTAAGATGCGGGgtctcatgcatgttgtatgtcacATGATCATGAATCACTTCTCTTATATGTTACGTACAAACACGCTCACCACTATATTATAtgcttttatttcttttcggTTGATTTTTGGCAGATTAAACGTACATTAGCTCTAAACAGGTCTAGGGTTACATATACGAGTCTATCTAATGGGTTCATGTGCATGTGCGTGAACTGTGTGTAAATAAGTACTATCTATTGTGttacggtcatgcttgtccaaggcgtgtgGCCATGGCCGCATGTCCGTTACACGCCAAAACCCTTGCCTCGATCTACTTTACCGctttcttttactgttttcatgttatattatttccttcttgttttctttaagagtATGACGT is drawn from Cucurbita pepo subsp. pepo cultivar mu-cu-16 chromosome LG09, ASM280686v2, whole genome shotgun sequence and contains these coding sequences:
- the LOC111801779 gene encoding flavonoid 3',5'-methyltransferase-like gives rise to the protein MADDSKNILQCPALLQYILEENSYPREHEQLKELKEITLETFKSRSVMSVPADQGLFLSMLLKLMNAKKTIEIGVFTGYSLLTTALALPADGQITAIDISRESFEVGLPFIKKAGVDHKINFLESQALTVLNDLLSDGTKGEFDFAFVDANKGEYIKYHELLLKLVKVGGVIAYDNTLWFGTVAQSDDVVDEKLKASRNHIRELNAFLVNDSRVEIALLSIGDGITLCRRIE